The candidate division KSB1 bacterium region GCAAGCACAGGCGTCCCTGAACCAAGCTGAGGATAACCTGGACAAGACCACGATCACCTCCCCCATTGACGGTACAGTCATCAAGCTGAACAAGGAGGTCGGAGAGATCACGCTCGGTTCGCAGTTCCAGGCGGATGTGATTATGGAGGTGGCTGACCTGGAGCGGATGGAGGTAGTGGCCGAGATCGACGAGAACGATGTGGTGGACGTGGTGCAGGGGCAGAGTGCCCGCATTCAGGTGGACGCCATCCCAGATACCGTGTTGCGCGGGAGGGTGCGCGAGGTTGCCCATACTGCCATCACCCGCGGCCGCGGCACGCAGGAGGAAATTACCAACTTTGAGGTCAAAGTCTCGGTTGTGGACCGCGTGCCCCAACTGCGACCAGGTATGTCGGCCACCGTGGAGATCGAGACTAAGAGCAAGGACCAAGCCCTCTACGTGCCGATTCAGTGCATTACGATGCGCAGCCCTGAGGATACCACGCAGATCGCACAGGCACGCAGCACCACGTGGCGACGCAAGAAGGGCGGCACCAGAGATGAGAGCATGGAAGGGTTTGGCCCACCCCCCTCGGCAGACGAAGAAAGCAAGAAGACGCAACCAGCTCCCAAGCAGATCCAGGTGGTCTTTGTCGTGGAAAACGGGGTAGCAAAGATGCGGCCCGTGGTCACAGGTATTAGCAGCGAAACGGATATCGAGATCGTCAGTGGCCTCAACGAAGGGGAGCAGGTAGTGAGTGGGAGCTATCGCGTCCTTTCCAAGGAGCTCAAGAACGGCACGGCAGTCAAGGTAAGTTCAGGCAAGCCCGCCTCAAAGAAAAAGTGACCGCTTTGAGAGCCACTTTGGGTAGGGCCGACTACGATGCCTCTCCACATGGCAGAACGGTTGAGGTGAACGATGTTGATCCAGCTTGAGAACGTGGTCAAAATCTACGAGGTAGGCGCTGAACGGGTGCACGCACTGCGCGGAGTGTCCCTGCGCGTGCAGGAGAATGAGTACCTGGCCATCATGGGACCGTCCGGTTCAGGGAAGTCGACCTTGATGAACATCCTCGGCTGTCTGGATACGCCCACCTCTGGCCGCTACCTTTTCAAGGGGCACAACGTGAGCACCATGGACGATGACCAGTTGGCGGCCATTCGCAATCGCGAGATTGGCTTTGTGTTC contains the following coding sequences:
- a CDS encoding efflux RND transporter periplasmic adaptor subunit, with amino-acid sequence MTKKKRTVVFLLGLVAVVVAAVVLGSQSARKKAVEVTVAPVKRGTITQVVSGSGKVQPELKVNIAAHVAGKIVELPVREGQQVRRGQLLVRLEKEQYQAAVERARSTLKSARANLTKTRAEYERAKELYAQKLTSLAQLQTAEAALMLAESEVEQAQASLNQAEDNLDKTTITSPIDGTVIKLNKEVGEITLGSQFQADVIMEVADLERMEVVAEIDENDVVDVVQGQSARIQVDAIPDTVLRGRVREVAHTAITRGRGTQEEITNFEVKVSVVDRVPQLRPGMSATVEIETKSKDQALYVPIQCITMRSPEDTTQIAQARSTTWRRKKGGTRDESMEGFGPPPSADEESKKTQPAPKQIQVVFVVENGVAKMRPVVTGISSETDIEIVSGLNEGEQVVSGSYRVLSKELKNGTAVKVSSGKPASKKK